A single region of the Rhodospirillales bacterium genome encodes:
- the nth gene encoding endonuclease III: METKEIEEFYSRLAAANPRPRSELDFINPFTLLVAVVLSAQATDVSVNKVTPGLFAVAETPEAMLSLGEEGLRQRIKSIGLFNTKARNIIALSRRLVERFGGEVPRDRESLQALPGVGRKSANVVLNVAFGEPAIAVDTHIFRVANRTGLAPGRTPLEVETRLMERTPELRLHHAHHWLILHGRYICRARRPLCEQCPVNDLCRYDAKTNGVSGNVSRGRG; this comes from the coding sequence GTGGAAACGAAAGAGATAGAAGAGTTCTACAGCCGGCTGGCGGCGGCCAATCCACGACCCAGGTCAGAGTTGGATTTCATCAACCCGTTCACCCTGCTCGTAGCCGTGGTGTTGTCGGCACAGGCGACCGACGTCTCGGTGAACAAGGTGACGCCGGGATTGTTCGCGGTGGCGGAGACTCCGGAAGCGATGCTGTCGCTCGGCGAGGAGGGACTTCGCCAGCGGATCAAGAGCATCGGTCTGTTCAATACCAAGGCCCGCAACATCATCGCCCTCAGCCGTCGGCTGGTTGAGCGCTTCGGCGGAGAGGTTCCGCGCGACCGGGAGTCGTTGCAGGCGCTGCCGGGTGTCGGCCGCAAATCTGCAAACGTCGTCTTGAACGTGGCGTTCGGAGAGCCGGCCATCGCCGTCGACACCCACATCTTTCGGGTCGCCAACCGCACCGGCTTGGCGCCCGGCCGGACGCCGCTGGAGGTCGAGACACGGCTAATGGAGCGGACGCCGGAGCTTCGGCTGCACCACGCCCACCACTGGCTGATCCTGCACGGCCGCTACATCTGCCGGGCGCGCCGCCCCCTCTGCGAGCAGTGCCCGGTCAACGACCTCTGCCGCTACGACGCCAAGACCAACGGTGTGAGCGGCAATGTCTCCCGCGGACGAGGGTGA
- the fabD gene encoding ACP S-malonyltransferase, with protein MGAPPRRAATVAPTPPSRFRALVFPGQGSQHVGMGRDLAKQFPAARAVFNEVDETLGERLSRLMFEGPLDELTRTENAQPAIMAVSAAIVRTLENETGLPVEQLAAFVAGHSLGEYSALVVARSIALGDAARLLRRRGLAMRDAGALRPGTMMTVIGLDLVVVRDIARAATLQSPAGAVCVAANDNGPGQVVISGTPEAVALAAELAFDQGARRVVPLSVSGPFHCPLMESAAWDVAAALTAVDLRPPVVPLIANVTAREATSPQVIRENLVAQVTGMVRWRETCLHLKRCGVQELLELGPGTVLSGLARSIDRSLTGRAIGTAGTLSAFAESL; from the coding sequence ATGGGTGCGCCTCCGCGCCGTGCGGCCACCGTGGCGCCCACGCCCCCCTCGCGGTTTCGGGCGCTGGTGTTTCCGGGCCAGGGCTCGCAGCACGTCGGGATGGGGCGCGACCTTGCAAAGCAGTTTCCTGCCGCCCGAGCCGTTTTCAACGAAGTTGACGAAACCCTTGGGGAGCGGTTGTCGCGCCTGATGTTCGAAGGCCCGCTCGACGAGCTGACGCGCACCGAAAACGCGCAGCCGGCGATCATGGCCGTCAGCGCGGCAATCGTCCGCACCTTGGAGAACGAGACCGGTCTCCCCGTGGAGCAGCTCGCCGCCTTCGTTGCCGGTCATTCTCTCGGCGAATACTCGGCGCTGGTCGTCGCCCGCAGCATTGCGCTCGGAGACGCCGCGCGGCTGTTGCGCCGACGGGGCCTGGCGATGCGCGACGCGGGCGCGCTCCGCCCCGGCACCATGATGACGGTAATAGGACTCGATCTGGTCGTCGTGAGAGACATCGCCCGTGCGGCCACCCTGCAGAGCCCTGCCGGGGCCGTCTGTGTTGCGGCCAACGACAACGGGCCAGGACAGGTGGTGATCAGCGGCACGCCGGAGGCCGTTGCCCTCGCCGCCGAGCTTGCCTTCGATCAAGGCGCCCGGCGTGTCGTTCCGCTTTCGGTCAGCGGCCCGTTCCACTGCCCGCTGATGGAATCAGCTGCCTGGGACGTCGCCGCGGCGCTCACCGCCGTTGACCTCCGGCCACCAGTGGTGCCGCTGATCGCCAATGTCACCGCGAGGGAAGCAACCTCGCCGCAAGTCATCCGCGAAAACCTGGTGGCGCAAGTCACCGGCATGGTGCGCTGGCGCGAAACCTGCCTTCACTTGAAGAGATGCGGCGTCCAAGAGTTGCTCGAGCTTGGGCCGGGGACCGTTCTGTCCGGCCTCGCCCGAAGCATCGACCGGAGCCTGACCGGCCGCGCCATCGGCACAGCCGGCACCCTGTCCGCTTTCGCCGAAAGCCTGTGA
- a CDS encoding EI24 domain-containing protein, whose translation MFSAFTKAIEQLGEPATRRVLGISIATSIGVFIALLAVVFFLLTKTALFSIGWLDAAVDLLGGIAVLVLTWLLFPAVVSACVGLYLDRVADAVEARHYPHLPPPREAPLGEVIATTLKFFGVMVGMNLIVLVFLLFPPVFPFVFYSVNGYLLGREYFELVASRRMDVTEVRAQRWAHRWAVFAAGLLIALLLTVPLVNLIAPIIGTAAMVHLAEKWRRTSLA comes from the coding sequence GTGTTTTCCGCATTCACCAAAGCCATCGAACAGCTCGGCGAGCCGGCGACCCGGCGCGTGCTCGGGATCAGCATCGCCACCTCGATCGGCGTGTTCATCGCGCTGCTGGCCGTGGTCTTCTTTCTCCTGACCAAGACCGCCCTGTTTTCGATCGGGTGGCTCGACGCCGCCGTGGATCTGCTCGGCGGCATCGCCGTTCTGGTGCTGACGTGGCTGCTGTTCCCGGCAGTGGTCAGCGCCTGCGTCGGCCTCTACCTCGACAGGGTGGCCGACGCGGTGGAGGCTCGGCATTACCCCCATCTGCCGCCGCCGCGCGAGGCGCCACTAGGGGAGGTCATCGCGACCACCCTCAAGTTTTTTGGCGTGATGGTGGGAATGAACTTGATTGTGCTTGTTTTCCTCCTGTTTCCACCGGTTTTTCCCTTTGTTTTCTACTCTGTCAACGGCTACCTTCTGGGCCGCGAATACTTCGAGCTGGTCGCGTCGCGGCGCATGGACGTAACAGAGGTGCGCGCGCAACGGTGGGCGCATCGCTGGGCGGTTTTCGCGGCGGGGCTCCTGATCGCGTTGCTGCTGACGGTTCCGCTCGTCAACCTCATCGCGCCCATCATCGGAACCGCGGCGATGGTTCATCTGGCGGAGAAGTGGCGGCGGACGTCCTTGGCCTAA
- the dnaJ gene encoding molecular chaperone DnaJ, translating into MQDFYRVLGIERDASNEDIKKAYRKLAMQFHPDRNPGNSQAEHKFKEVNQAYEVLKDSQKRAAYDRFGHAAFEGGGDGGFGGGNTGFADIFEEMFGDFMGGGRRGGRSSGRGADLRYNLEVTLEEAFTGKQAAIRVPTSVSCEACDGRGSEGGSQPVSCPACHGAGRVRSQSGFFTVERTCPNCGGTGQIIRNPCRTCSGSGRMHKEKSLQVSIPAGVEDGTRIRLTGEGEAGLRGGPAGDLYIFVTVSPHRFFVRDGTNVFCRVPIRMTTAILGGTVEVPTLDGTRARINVPAGTQTGRQFRLKAKGMPVLRSAGRGDLYIEAMVETPVDLTERQIQLLREFEEAGNEETHSPQSHGFFAKVKELWEELRD; encoded by the coding sequence ATGCAGGATTTTTATCGCGTTCTCGGAATAGAGCGGGACGCCAGCAACGAGGACATCAAGAAGGCCTATCGCAAGCTGGCGATGCAGTTTCATCCCGACCGCAATCCCGGCAACAGCCAGGCGGAGCACAAGTTCAAGGAAGTCAATCAGGCGTATGAAGTCCTGAAGGACAGTCAGAAGCGGGCGGCCTATGACCGCTTCGGCCACGCCGCGTTCGAGGGTGGCGGCGATGGCGGGTTCGGCGGTGGCAACACCGGCTTTGCCGATATCTTCGAAGAGATGTTCGGCGACTTCATGGGCGGCGGTCGGCGCGGAGGGCGATCCAGCGGCCGCGGCGCGGATCTCCGCTACAACCTGGAAGTGACGCTGGAGGAGGCGTTCACCGGCAAGCAGGCCGCCATCCGCGTCCCGACGTCGGTTTCCTGCGAGGCATGTGACGGCCGCGGCAGCGAAGGCGGCAGCCAGCCGGTCTCGTGCCCCGCCTGCCACGGGGCCGGCCGGGTACGCAGCCAGTCGGGCTTCTTCACCGTGGAGCGCACCTGCCCGAACTGCGGTGGAACCGGGCAAATCATTCGCAATCCCTGCCGCACCTGCAGCGGATCGGGCAGGATGCACAAGGAGAAGTCGCTACAGGTGTCGATCCCGGCCGGGGTCGAGGACGGGACCCGCATCCGCCTCACGGGCGAGGGCGAGGCGGGCTTGCGGGGCGGTCCTGCCGGCGACCTCTACATCTTCGTGACCGTCTCGCCGCACCGCTTTTTCGTTCGCGACGGCACCAACGTGTTCTGCCGCGTCCCGATCCGGATGACGACGGCAATTCTCGGCGGTACCGTGGAGGTGCCCACCCTGGACGGCACGCGCGCTCGCATCAACGTCCCTGCCGGTACGCAGACCGGACGCCAGTTCCGCCTGAAGGCCAAGGGCATGCCGGTGCTGCGTTCGGCTGGCCGCGGCGACCTGTACATCGAGGCGATGGTCGAGACGCCAGTCGACTTGACGGAGCGTCAGATCCAACTATTGCGCGAATTCGAGGAGGCCGGCAACGAGGAGACCCACAGCCCGCAGTCGCACGGCTTCTTTGCCAAGGTCAAGGAGCTGTGGGAAGAGTTGCGCGACTGA
- a CDS encoding 4-hydroxy-tetrahydrodipicolinate reductase encodes MKIGVVGCAGRMGRMLVQTIAATDGVVLVGGTEQPGHPAIGADVGLQSGASACGVSVGDDPQRLFAEADAVIDFTVQAVARRHAELAARHKAALVIGTTGLEPDDQAAIASAARVVPVVQAANMSVGVNLLLGLTEQVAARLGDDYDIEIVEMHHRHKVDAPSGTALALGRAAAAGRGTSLDSVAQRVRDGRIGARRQGDIGFATLRGGDVVGEHTVIFASDGERIEITHRATARTIFARGAVRAALWTRAQPPGLYSMRQVLGLD; translated from the coding sequence ATGAAGATCGGTGTCGTCGGCTGCGCCGGCCGCATGGGACGAATGCTGGTGCAGACGATCGCCGCTACGGACGGCGTCGTGCTTGTCGGCGGCACGGAGCAGCCGGGCCATCCCGCTATCGGCGCGGATGTCGGCCTGCAGAGCGGCGCTTCGGCCTGCGGGGTGTCGGTCGGCGACGATCCCCAACGGTTATTCGCGGAAGCGGATGCGGTGATCGATTTCACGGTGCAGGCCGTGGCGCGGCGGCACGCGGAACTCGCGGCGCGACATAAGGCCGCTCTCGTCATCGGCACCACCGGTTTGGAGCCGGACGATCAAGCGGCGATCGCCTCTGCCGCGCGCGTGGTCCCGGTGGTGCAGGCGGCCAACATGAGCGTCGGCGTCAACCTGCTGCTCGGCCTCACCGAGCAGGTCGCAGCGAGGCTCGGCGACGACTACGACATCGAGATCGTGGAGATGCATCACCGCCACAAGGTCGACGCGCCTTCGGGGACGGCGCTGGCGCTGGGGCGGGCCGCCGCCGCGGGGCGGGGGACGTCCCTTGACTCAGTGGCGCAGAGGGTGCGGGACGGCCGCATCGGCGCACGCCGGCAGGGCGACATCGGCTTTGCGACCTTGCGGGGCGGCGACGTTGTCGGCGAGCACACCGTCATCTTCGCCAGCGACGGCGAGCGCATCGAGATTACCCACCGGGCGACGGCGCGCACCATTTTCGCCCGCGGCGCCGTCCGCGCCGCGCTGTGGACCCGCGCCCAGCCGCCGGGCCTCTACTCCATGCGCCAAGTGCTGGGGCTGGACTAA
- a CDS encoding TIGR00730 family Rossman fold protein: protein MTSHVRSVCVLCGSREGHNPAYRDAAARLGAILADERVRLVYGGGSIGLMGVIADAVLSGGGQVVGVIPDFLLKYEVGHRQLSELITTGSMQDRKRVMFEMSDGFVVLPGGLGTLDEAFEYITWKQLRLHAAPIVVLDIDGYWEPFHKLVEAVVAARFADPMAGSLYSVVTAAEDVLPALDAAPLVQPSASRRL, encoded by the coding sequence ATGACGTCGCACGTACGATCGGTCTGCGTCCTTTGTGGATCCCGGGAGGGTCACAATCCCGCTTATCGTGATGCCGCGGCGCGGCTCGGCGCGATCCTGGCGGACGAGCGCGTGCGCCTCGTCTACGGCGGGGGGTCCATCGGCCTGATGGGCGTGATCGCCGATGCGGTGCTGTCCGGAGGGGGACAGGTGGTCGGGGTAATCCCGGACTTCCTGCTCAAGTACGAGGTCGGGCACCGCCAACTGAGCGAGTTGATCACGACCGGATCGATGCAGGATCGCAAGCGCGTGATGTTCGAAATGTCGGACGGCTTCGTCGTTCTTCCGGGCGGGCTCGGCACCCTCGACGAAGCATTCGAGTACATCACCTGGAAGCAGCTTCGCCTGCACGCGGCGCCGATCGTGGTGCTCGACATCGACGGCTATTGGGAGCCCTTTCACAAGCTGGTGGAGGCGGTGGTCGCCGCAAGGTTCGCCGATCCGATGGCGGGCTCGCTGTACTCGGTGGTCACGGCGGCGGAGGATGTGTTGCCGGCGCTGGACGCGGCGCCGCTTGTGCAGCCTTCCGCATCTCGTCGACTTTAG
- a CDS encoding polymer-forming cytoskeletal protein, which translates to MAAGAMQQSAAEDKKLIVGNHIRLKGEVTSCDTMIVEGQVELSRSEARHIQISPTGIFLGDVEVDEADISGRFEGGLTARERGGAVDRRSEGARPIRQDYRRIRRHHRRRDRGNRIRRRQAAHSVTVRRQARG; encoded by the coding sequence GTGGCCGCGGGCGCGATGCAGCAGAGCGCGGCGGAGGACAAGAAGCTCATCGTCGGCAACCACATTCGCCTCAAGGGCGAGGTGACGTCCTGCGACACCATGATCGTTGAAGGACAGGTGGAACTGTCGCGGTCAGAAGCACGCCACATCCAGATATCTCCAACCGGCATATTCCTCGGCGACGTAGAGGTCGACGAAGCGGATATCTCGGGTCGCTTCGAAGGTGGCCTGACGGCCCGCGAGCGCGGTGGTGCGGTCGACCGGCGAAGTGAAGGGGCGCGTCCGATACGGCAAGATTATCGTCGAATCCGGCGGCACCATCGCCGGCGAGATCGGGGCAATCGGATCCGACGCCGACAAGCCGCGCACAGTGTCACCGTTCGGCGGCAAGCCCGCGGATAA
- a CDS encoding ChaN family lipoprotein yields the protein MFTRFLLLAALLAPVLGARATSLAQAEEPVCAEAGQWVLPLRGEAIAADLLYTTLATRSLILLGEHHDNADHHRWQLATIAALAGRRPDIVLGFEMFTGDAQPVLDRWVHGDLTEEAFLEQVRWDETWGYDAALYLPLLHFARLHRVPMVALNVDRSLIRRVAEEGWEAIPTDQRLGIGDPIAASGPYRQSLAAIYAYKSRGRHGAAGDRPADDDAESAPSPEEIAGALADPGFDRFVAAQLTWDRAMAEALAAARDSAGGSADALIVGIIGQGHLEHGWGVPRQLEHLGSADAAVLLPMARDKACPGLPGTLADAVFVYEPQKR from the coding sequence ATGTTTACCCGTTTCCTCCTTCTGGCGGCACTGCTGGCCCCTGTTCTCGGAGCGCGGGCCACCAGCCTGGCGCAAGCGGAGGAGCCGGTGTGCGCGGAGGCGGGGCAATGGGTGCTGCCGCTGCGAGGCGAGGCCATTGCCGCCGACCTTCTCTACACGACGCTCGCGACCCGGTCGCTGATCCTGCTCGGTGAGCATCACGACAACGCCGATCATCACCGCTGGCAACTCGCCACCATCGCAGCGCTGGCCGGACGCCGGCCGGACATCGTCCTCGGCTTCGAGATGTTTACGGGGGACGCGCAGCCGGTGCTTGACCGCTGGGTGCACGGCGACCTGACGGAGGAGGCGTTTCTGGAACAGGTGCGCTGGGACGAGACTTGGGGATACGATGCCGCGCTGTACCTGCCGCTGCTTCATTTCGCCCGCCTCCACCGGGTGCCGATGGTGGCGTTGAATGTCGACCGCAGCCTGATCAGGCGCGTCGCGGAAGAGGGCTGGGAGGCCATTCCGACAGACCAGCGCCTCGGCATCGGCGACCCGATCGCGGCGAGCGGGCCCTATCGGCAGTCGCTGGCCGCGATCTACGCGTACAAGAGCCGCGGGCGTCACGGGGCCGCCGGGGATCGGCCGGCGGATGACGACGCGGAGAGCGCCCCGTCGCCCGAGGAGATCGCGGGCGCGCTTGCCGACCCGGGCTTCGATCGGTTCGTGGCGGCGCAGCTCACCTGGGATCGCGCGATGGCGGAGGCTCTGGCGGCGGCGCGGGACAGCGCTGGCGGTAGCGCCGACGCCCTGATCGTCGGCATCATCGGGCAAGGGCACCTCGAGCATGGCTGGGGTGTGCCCCGTCAGCTCGAGCACCTCGGATCGGCGGATGCGGCGGTGCTGCTGCCGATGGCCCGCGACAAAGCATGCCCGGGCCTGCCCGGCACCCTTGCCGACGCCGTCTTCGTCTACGAGCCCCAGAAGCGGTAA
- a CDS encoding rhodanese-like domain-containing protein translates to MMGKLWVRLAPAMAVALVMLVMLGHGHAGPLRPATVASDEVQALVERGVAVVDVRTPREWRQTGVIPGSRLITAFDEAGRLKPSFAADLRQAVAQDQEVVVICATGRRSAAISLLMVSEGGYTQVYDATDGIQGWLRSGHPLLSCQTC, encoded by the coding sequence ATGATGGGCAAGCTATGGGTGCGCCTGGCGCCGGCGATGGCGGTTGCGCTTGTCATGCTGGTGATGCTGGGCCATGGTCACGCCGGACCTTTGAGGCCGGCGACCGTGGCCAGCGACGAAGTGCAGGCGCTGGTGGAGCGCGGTGTCGCGGTGGTCGACGTCCGCACCCCGCGGGAATGGCGGCAAACCGGCGTCATTCCGGGAAGCCGGCTGATCACCGCATTCGACGAGGCGGGGCGGTTGAAGCCTTCGTTTGCAGCTGACTTACGGCAGGCCGTGGCGCAGGACCAGGAGGTGGTCGTCATTTGCGCCACCGGACGCCGTTCTGCGGCGATCTCCCTTCTGATGGTCAGCGAGGGCGGCTACACGCAGGTTTATGACGCCACGGATGGCATCCAGGGCTGGCTCCGCTCCGGACATCCGCTCCTGTCCTGCCAAACCTGCTAA
- a CDS encoding DUF2244 domain-containing protein, with translation MVKNPDSAVTYSVVLRPQRSADDRTLRTVVLAFAGVWFVAGVAFIAAGAWPVTPFLGLEVVLLYGAFRLNRRAGNAYEAINLSACALTVRRMDHWGKESDFSFPPHWLQVNIQDPPDRKSPLELRSHGTSLIIGSFLLPQERLSLAHALRRELARLTRASG, from the coding sequence ATGGTCAAGAACCCGGATAGCGCCGTAACTTACAGTGTTGTTCTGCGCCCTCAGCGCAGCGCCGACGACCGCACCTTGCGGACCGTGGTGCTCGCCTTCGCCGGTGTGTGGTTCGTCGCCGGCGTGGCCTTCATCGCCGCAGGCGCGTGGCCGGTGACGCCGTTTCTGGGGCTGGAGGTGGTGCTGCTGTACGGCGCCTTCCGCCTGAATCGCAGAGCCGGCAATGCCTACGAGGCGATCAACCTGTCCGCGTGCGCCCTGACGGTGCGGCGCATGGATCATTGGGGCAAGGAGTCGGATTTTTCGTTCCCGCCGCACTGGCTGCAGGTCAACATCCAGGATCCCCCCGACCGGAAGAGCCCGCTCGAATTGCGCTCCCATGGGACGTCACTGATCATCGGCAGTTTCCTGCTGCCCCAGGAACGGCTGAGCCTCGCCCATGCGCTCCGCCGAGAGTTGGCCCGTCTGACGCGGGCAAGCGGTTAG
- the dnaK gene encoding molecular chaperone DnaK, giving the protein MAKVIGIDLGTTNSCVAVMDGQDAKVIENAEGARTTPSMVAFADSGERLVGQPAKRQAVTNPENTIFAIKRLIGRRYQDPLTEKDKDLVPYRIVKADNGDAWVEAQGKPYSPSQISAFILQKMKETAESYLGEAVTQAVITVPAYFNDSQRQATKDAGKIAGLEVLRIINEPTAAALAYGLEKKGAGTIAVYDLGGGTFDVSVLEIGEGVFEVKSTNGDTFLGGEDFDKRIIDYLADEFKKEQGIDLRQDRLALQRLKEAGEKAKVELSSTMQTEVNLPFITADQAGPKHLNIKLTRAKLEALVEDLVERTIGPCRAALKDAGLKASDIDEVILVGGQTRMPKVVEAVKNFFGREPHKGVNPDEVVAIGAAIQGGVLKGEVKDVLLLDVTPLSLGIETLGGVFTRLIDRNTTIPTRKSQVFSTAEDGQTAVTIRVFQGEREMAADNKILGQFDLVGIPPSPRGMPQIEVTFDIDANGIVNVSARDKATGKEQQIRIQASGGLGDADIERMVKDAEAHAAEDKKRKELVEARNHADSLIHSTEKTIKEVGDKVSDAERQPIEQAITDLRSAMEKDDAEAIKSRTDALAQASMKLGEAMYKAAQSDAGAGPGAGDAARGPGGGREQAADGEKVVDADFEEVDPERDKKAG; this is encoded by the coding sequence ATGGCTAAAGTCATTGGTATCGATCTGGGGACGACGAATTCCTGCGTCGCCGTCATGGACGGTCAGGACGCCAAGGTCATCGAGAACGCCGAGGGCGCACGCACGACGCCGTCGATGGTCGCATTCGCCGACTCCGGCGAGCGCCTCGTCGGTCAGCCGGCGAAGCGCCAGGCGGTGACCAATCCCGAGAACACCATTTTTGCGATCAAGCGGCTGATCGGCCGCCGCTACCAGGACCCCTTGACCGAAAAGGACAAGGACCTGGTGCCGTACCGCATCGTCAAGGCCGACAACGGCGACGCATGGGTGGAGGCACAGGGCAAGCCCTACAGCCCCAGCCAAATCAGCGCCTTTATCCTGCAAAAGATGAAGGAGACGGCGGAAAGCTACCTGGGCGAGGCCGTCACCCAGGCGGTGATCACCGTCCCGGCTTACTTCAACGACTCGCAACGCCAAGCCACGAAAGACGCCGGCAAGATCGCCGGGCTCGAGGTTCTGCGCATCATCAACGAGCCGACGGCGGCCGCGCTTGCTTATGGGCTCGAGAAGAAGGGCGCGGGCACCATAGCCGTTTACGACCTGGGCGGCGGCACTTTCGACGTTTCCGTGCTGGAAATCGGCGAGGGCGTGTTCGAGGTCAAGTCCACCAACGGCGACACCTTCCTCGGCGGCGAGGACTTCGACAAGAGGATCATCGATTATCTCGCCGACGAGTTCAAGAAGGAGCAGGGCATCGACCTGCGCCAGGATCGCCTTGCCCTGCAGCGCCTGAAGGAGGCCGGAGAGAAGGCCAAGGTCGAGCTCTCCAGCACCATGCAGACAGAGGTCAACCTCCCATTCATCACCGCCGACCAAGCCGGCCCCAAGCACCTCAACATCAAGCTGACCCGCGCCAAGCTGGAAGCGCTGGTGGAGGATCTGGTCGAACGGACCATCGGCCCCTGCCGGGCAGCACTGAAGGATGCCGGACTGAAGGCGAGCGACATCGACGAGGTCATTCTGGTCGGCGGCCAAACCCGCATGCCCAAGGTGGTCGAGGCGGTGAAGAACTTCTTCGGCCGCGAGCCCCACAAGGGCGTCAATCCGGACGAAGTCGTCGCCATCGGCGCCGCCATCCAGGGCGGCGTGCTGAAGGGCGAGGTCAAGGACGTCCTGCTTCTCGACGTGACGCCGTTGTCCCTCGGCATCGAGACCTTGGGCGGCGTATTCACCCGTCTCATCGACCGCAACACGACGATCCCGACCCGCAAGAGCCAAGTGTTTTCGACCGCCGAGGACGGCCAGACTGCGGTGACCATCCGCGTCTTCCAGGGTGAACGCGAGATGGCCGCAGACAACAAGATCCTCGGGCAGTTCGACCTCGTCGGCATCCCGCCGTCGCCGCGCGGCATGCCGCAGATCGAAGTCACGTTCGACATCGACGCCAACGGCATCGTCAACGTGTCGGCGAGGGACAAGGCGACCGGCAAGGAGCAGCAGATCCGCATCCAGGCCTCTGGAGGCCTCGGAGATGCCGACATCGAGCGCATGGTCAAGGACGCCGAGGCGCATGCCGCCGAGGACAAGAAGCGGAAGGAGCTGGTTGAGGCCCGCAATCACGCCGATAGCCTGATCCACTCCACTGAAAAGACCATCAAGGAGGTCGGCGACAAGGTCTCGGACGCTGAAAGGCAGCCGATCGAACAGGCGATCACTGATCTGCGCTCTGCGATGGAGAAGGACGATGCCGAGGCGATCAAATCGCGGACCGACGCGCTGGCCCAGGCGTCGATGAAGCTGGGCGAAGCCATGTACAAGGCGGCGCAAAGCGACGCCGGGGCAGGTCCTGGCGCGGGCGACGCCGCACGGGGTCCGGGCGGAGGCAGGGAGCAGGCTGCCGACGGCGAGAAGGTCGTCGATGCGGACTTCGAAGAAGTCGATCCCGAGCGGGACAAGAAGGCCGGCTGA
- a CDS encoding invasion associated locus B family protein: MRTLIRILACCLVSVTFSVGSQAADTERQQIGAYEDWTAYKGVKGSKRYCYIGTEPKEAKGDYTRRGPTYVLVTHWPDDNIFGEVSVEAGYPYDTSKDTTVDIGGKTYKLFTKNRNGGDGIAWTYEESADEALVASMKSGATMVVEGISSRGTKTKDTYSLKGFTAAYEAITEACRAQ; encoded by the coding sequence ATGAGAACACTCATCCGCATTTTGGCATGCTGTCTGGTTTCGGTGACGTTTTCCGTCGGAAGCCAAGCGGCCGACACCGAGCGCCAGCAAATCGGCGCTTACGAGGATTGGACTGCGTACAAGGGCGTAAAGGGCTCGAAGCGCTACTGCTATATCGGCACCGAGCCGAAGGAAGCCAAAGGCGACTATACGCGCCGGGGGCCGACGTACGTGCTGGTGACCCACTGGCCCGACGACAACATTTTTGGTGAGGTCAGCGTCGAGGCCGGCTACCCCTATGACACATCCAAGGATACGACCGTCGACATCGGCGGCAAGACCTACAAGCTGTTCACCAAGAACAGGAACGGCGGCGATGGCATCGCCTGGACCTATGAAGAATCCGCCGATGAGGCTTTGGTCGCCTCGATGAAGTCGGGCGCGACGATGGTCGTGGAAGGCATCTCCTCGCGCGGCACCAAGACCAAGGACACATATTCGTTGAAGGGGTTCACGGCCGCCTATGAGGCGATTACGGAAGCATGTCGCGCGCAATAG